The Prodigiosinella aquatilis region TCCGCACACTCCTGCATCAGACGGTCATCCGCAGTGATGTAGGGCTCACATTCGGCGGCGTTGATAATCAAGGTTTCAATACCAGGCAGCCCACCTTGTAATTTGGCGGCAGTAGGAAAACCGGCGCCGCCCAGTCCGGCGATACCGGCCTGATGCAAATGTGCCAACAGGGTGTCCGCGGAGGAGTGACGATAATCTGTCATAGTCTGGCGTTCTCCCCAGCGGTCTTCTCCATCCGGGATAATAATAATACTGAGTTCCGATAGCCCTGACGGATGTGCCGTCATATGGTGGCGGATGGCATTAACTGTGCCTGATGTTGGTGCATGTACCGGTAACGTTCTTCCCACGCCACGAGTCAGCGGCTGACCACGCAGTACGCTATCGCCGACGCTAACGCACAGTTCACCTTCTGGTCCGAGATGCTGTTTGAGCGGAATGATGAAATATGCCGGTAACGGAACCTGGCGTAAAGGAATTCGGCTGGACTGCGTTTTCATTTCCGGAGGATGTATTCCACCTTCGAAGTCCCAAATTCTGTCTTTTCTGAAGGCTGAGAACAGCTTAAACATGGTTTTCTACTTGGATAAGGCGCACCGGAATGGTATTGAGATCCCATTTCCAGCTTGTTGGTGTCGGAGCGACAGGTCGTAATTCAATACAATTGGTCGGGCAGGGAGCAACACAAAGATCGCACCCCGTGCACAAATCACTGACTACCGTATGCATGGCGCGGGTACTGCCTACAATGGCATCGACCGGGCAAGCCTGAATACACTTGGTGCAACCAATACAATTGTTTTCGTCGATCCAGGCAATTTTACGTTCGGGTTTCTGTGAGGACACCGCATCGGCTAGCGGTTGTGGTTTAACATTCAGCCGCTCCGCCAGTTTCAACATCAGCGGTTCGCCGCCAGGTACGCATTTATTGATTTGCTCACCATTCAAGGCAATGGCTTGTGCATAAGGGCGACAACCAGGATAGCCACACTGACCGCACTGACTTTGCGGCAGCATGTTTTCCACCTGTTCGACAATCGGATCTTCCTCTACCTTAAAATGGCGGGAAGCAAAGCCGAGAATTAACCCGGACACTAACGCCAGAGCACTTAATGCCATCATGGCTATGAAGATAGTGCTCATCAGAATTTCACCAGACCGGTAAAGCCCATAAAGGCAAGAGACATCAACCCAGCGGTAACCAAAGCAATGGACGCGCCGCGGAACGGCGCAGGAACGTCTGCAACGGCAATACGTTCACGAATGGCGGCAAATAGCACCAGTACCAGCGAGAAGCCGACTGCGCCACCGAAACCATATACGGCGGACTGAAAGAAGTTGTGTGACTGGTTTACGTTGAGCAGAGCGACGCCGAGGATTGCGCAGTTGGTGGTAATCAACGGCAAGAAAATACCGAGTAGGCGATAAAGCGCCGGATTGGTTTTACGCACGGCCATTTCGGTGAACTGAACGACGACGGCGAATACCAGAATGAACGCCAGTGTCCGCAAATAGACCAAATCCAGTGGCAGCAGGATAAAGGCATTTACCAGCCAGGAAAAAATGGACGCCAGCGTCATGACAAAGGTGGTAGCCAGTCCCATCCCGATAGCAGTTTCCAGCTTTTTGGAAACTCCCATGAATGGGCAGAGTCCCAGAAACTTCACCAGAACGAAGTTATTGACCAGGATGGTGCCAACAAATAAAAGTGCGTAATCGGTCATTGCAGTGCCTAAGAAACAAAACCGGCATATTATCAGGCATTGTCCGTCATTCGACAACATTACCTAATGTAGGGATATTCGGCTGAGAGATTCTTTTGAGAGAGAGGATACATTGTTTGTTGTTGAAATAAAGGTGAAAAAGTATCACGGCTGCCGTCAATGGCAACTAAAAAGAAAACCGCTAGATCGAGAGATTGTCAGAAGTAATGGAAAATAATGGGGTAGCCGTTGGTAGTAAGACACGGTTAAGCCGCAAAACAGCCGATTGATTTTGGTATGTGGCCGACATGAATCAGCAAG contains the following coding sequences:
- the rsxB gene encoding electron transport complex subunit RsxB, with product MSTIFIAMMALSALALVSGLILGFASRHFKVEEDPIVEQVENMLPQSQCGQCGYPGCRPYAQAIALNGEQINKCVPGGEPLMLKLAERLNVKPQPLADAVSSQKPERKIAWIDENNCIGCTKCIQACPVDAIVGSTRAMHTVVSDLCTGCDLCVAPCPTNCIELRPVAPTPTSWKWDLNTIPVRLIQVENHV
- the rsxA gene encoding electron transport complex subunit RsxA, giving the protein MTDYALLFVGTILVNNFVLVKFLGLCPFMGVSKKLETAIGMGLATTFVMTLASIFSWLVNAFILLPLDLVYLRTLAFILVFAVVVQFTEMAVRKTNPALYRLLGIFLPLITTNCAILGVALLNVNQSHNFFQSAVYGFGGAVGFSLVLVLFAAIRERIAVADVPAPFRGASIALVTAGLMSLAFMGFTGLVKF